Proteins from a single region of Methanotorris igneus Kol 5:
- a CDS encoding DUF6485 family protein yields MECPNKEKNLNRCNCSYPSCSRKGLCCECLHYHLRNRQLPACCFPDDVEKTYDRSFEKFAELVMKGKI; encoded by the coding sequence ATGGAGTGTCCGAATAAAGAGAAAAATCTAAACAGATGTAATTGTTCTTACCCATCATGCTCAAGAAAAGGTTTATGCTGTGAGTGTTTGCATTACCATTTAAGAAATAGACAGTTGCCTGCGTGCTGTTTCCCAGATGATGTTGAGAAAACCTACGACAGAAGTTTTGAGAAGTTTGCAGAGTTAGTTATGAAAGGAAAGATTTAA
- a CDS encoding methanogenesis marker 5 protein produces MKKVFIFPPNSLILGDLVERFGHKPLMLNNVIGQKVRTAEIDSPPLNITDEDPKKGLKYAAIEVPSGVRGRMSLIGPLIEEAEAAIIMKNAPIGFGCVGCERTNELTKYLIRRKGIPVLNVEYPKTEEEAKIVVKKIAAFLKELEEGDNGVSE; encoded by the coding sequence GTGAAGAAAGTATTCATATTTCCTCCAAACAGTTTAATACTGGGAGATTTGGTTGAGAGGTTTGGGCATAAGCCTTTGATGTTAAACAATGTAATTGGGCAAAAAGTTAGAACTGCTGAGATAGATAGCCCCCCATTAAACATAACTGACGAAGATCCAAAGAAAGGATTAAAATATGCTGCAATTGAAGTCCCTTCTGGAGTTAGGGGAAGAATGTCATTAATAGGGCCATTGATAGAAGAGGCAGAGGCAGCTATTATAATGAAAAATGCTCCAATTGGCTTTGGATGTGTTGGATGTGAGAGAACAAATGAATTAACAAAATATTTGATTAGAAGAAAGGGCATTCCTGTTTTAAATGTGGAATATCCTAAAACAGAAGAAGAAGCAAAAATCGTAGTTAAAAAAATTGCAGCATTTTTAAAAGAATTAGAGGAGGGGGATAATGGAGTGTCCGAATAA
- a CDS encoding DUF2111 domain-containing protein has protein sequence MLKEVFKNADSKDLLPLAMAIHILVNKLPVTARSKEKPGVRLEKGKVVDDNYEGYVLKLAIEKGEVLRVTPIVGPYKGLPVIVVPIKDGDEVLGAIGAVDITAGIFEEVLLLARRPELSEFLPEDAFPK, from the coding sequence ATGCTTAAAGAAGTATTTAAAAATGCTGATTCAAAAGATTTGTTACCATTAGCTATGGCTATCCATATTTTAGTAAATAAACTTCCTGTAACAGCAAGAAGTAAGGAAAAACCCGGAGTCAGGTTAGAGAAGGGTAAAGTTGTTGATGACAACTATGAGGGGTATGTGTTAAAGCTGGCAATAGAGAAGGGGGAAGTTCTAAGAGTAACTCCAATTGTAGGGCCATATAAAGGACTTCCAGTAATTGTTGTGCCTATAAAAGATGGGGATGAGGTTTTAGGAGCAATTGGTGCTGTTGATATCACTGCTGGAATATTTGAGGAAGTTTTATTGCTTGCAAGAAGACCAGAGTTATCTGAGTTTTTACCTGAAGATGCATTCCCAAAATAA
- the taw3 gene encoding tRNA(Phe) 7-((3-amino-3-carboxypropyl)-4-demethylwyosine(37)-N(4))-methyltransferase Taw3: MFEDDKRKTLMELELAIRSNLVDEEIIPIINKINELDDYYTTSSCIGRCGIMEFPKGKNPKIHSRWLGKWHHYATYDELFEALRKKSDDFELMVFVMNSPILHIAARDINSAKKMVELAIHNGLKASSIKSVSDKRVIVEILGTYKIDAPIGKDGKILVNEDYLKFLLDVGNFKLKKSREILMRWYNKLNELKK; the protein is encoded by the coding sequence ATGTTTGAGGATGATAAAAGAAAAACTTTGATGGAACTTGAACTTGCTATAAGAAGCAATCTTGTAGATGAAGAGATAATCCCAATAATAAATAAGATTAATGAATTAGATGATTATTACACAACAAGTAGTTGTATTGGAAGATGCGGGATAATGGAATTTCCTAAGGGAAAAAATCCAAAAATCCACTCGCGATGGCTGGGAAAGTGGCATCATTATGCAACTTATGATGAACTATTCGAGGCATTAAGAAAAAAATCCGATGATTTTGAATTGATGGTTTTTGTTATGAACTCTCCAATATTGCACATAGCAGCGAGGGATATAAATTCAGCAAAGAAAATGGTCGAACTTGCTATACATAATGGATTAAAGGCATCGTCTATAAAATCAGTTAGCGATAAGAGGGTTATTGTGGAAATACTTGGTACATATAAGATAGATGCCCCAATTGGGAAAGATGGAAAAATCCTTGTTAATGAAGATTATTTGAAGTTTTTATTGGATGTTGGAAATTTCAAATTGAAAAAATCTCGAGAGATTTTGATGAGGTGGTATAATAAACTTAATGAGCTAAAAAAATAA
- the rgy gene encoding reverse gyrase — translation MVPIIFKNMCPNCHSDIESLRLDKGLTCKNCMEDDSVSNICKYLAEKNTLKALEDYCKLKNELKELEDVAERCGFKLLSIQRMWAKRVLKNKSFSIVAPTGVGKSVFGMITAIYFATKNKKSYIILPTTLLVKQTYEKIINMANKAGVEVNVVAYHSELSSEEKRVAKEKIEKKDYNILITTSNYLSKNPIDDKFDFVFIDDVDAFLKASKNIDKSLKLLGFSDEIIKKAYNILYLIRKKKIEDALKEREKLKEMISKINHGCMIVASATGKSYGDKVKLYRELLDFEIGYGMSKLRDVEDIYDENLSMEKILEYIKIFGDGGIIFVPIDYGLKKAEEIEEFLIKNGIKAKLIHSKDKKGFEEFKNGEIDVLIGVASYYGVLVRGLDIPERIRYCIFYGVPKFKIDLEETLKKENENISIEGLNEEELMELVKNTLKIKNFSLRKEDNKYYLLIPDVKTYIQTSGRTSRMTENGLIKGASIVLVDDAEVFEGLKKYMLFMYEGEFKRIDEIDVEKLIEKIDEDRRKLKETKEKNKVPDLLKSALMVVESPNKARTIANFFGKPSVRRINNKKVYEVCIGDWNLIITASGGHIFDLVTKEGYHGVLIGNNSYIPIYGTIKRVNGEQFVDEKNIEELIKRIKEKTNENIVIHDAKENIEILRDLASEVDAVFIATDIDVEGEKIGYDIYLNLKPFNKNIFRIGFNEITKRAIMNAIKIVKEGKSEELSLDENKVRAQVVRRIEDRWIGFELSKKLWDAFNNTYLSAGRVQTPVLGWIIDRYNEYQIKVPYLYLKLEDDISFGTIVDDETAKKIKDKDYVDVEVNVYEKDIYPNPPFTTDTLLEEATKRFGLSSDEVMKIAQELFELGLTTYHRTSSTRVSLDGMRVAREYLEFNDMLDYLKNREYYMEGAHECIRPTKPMDTSELIEFIKNNNIYLTKDHIKIYDLIFRRFIASQMKECKVEYEEITIKDLDTKVEGYTNIIYDGWTKIYNLKLRKLPKIEKNTLKIIEKSIRKVPKVSLYDEGEIIKLMKERGIGRPSTYAQIVKKLFDRKYVLKSKDKGKIIPTKLGIEVYNYLKNNYYNLICEERTRELENVMDKIEKGEVEYIKVLDELLNEIKSIT, via the coding sequence ATGGTACCAATAATATTCAAAAACATGTGTCCAAATTGCCACAGTGATATAGAAAGTTTAAGGTTAGATAAAGGATTAACATGCAAAAATTGTATGGAAGATGATTCAGTTAGCAATATATGCAAATATTTAGCAGAGAAGAATACATTAAAAGCATTGGAAGATTATTGCAAATTAAAAAATGAATTAAAGGAATTGGAGGATGTCGCAGAGCGTTGTGGATTTAAATTATTGAGCATACAAAGGATGTGGGCAAAGAGAGTATTAAAGAACAAAAGTTTCTCAATAGTTGCGCCAACGGGTGTAGGGAAAAGTGTATTTGGGATGATTACGGCAATTTACTTTGCAACAAAAAACAAAAAGTCATACATCATTTTGCCAACAACTTTGTTAGTTAAGCAAACATACGAAAAAATCATAAACATGGCAAATAAAGCGGGGGTAGAGGTTAATGTTGTTGCCTACCATTCTGAACTTTCATCTGAAGAGAAGAGGGTGGCAAAGGAGAAAATTGAAAAGAAGGACTACAACATATTAATCACAACATCAAACTACCTATCAAAAAATCCAATAGATGATAAGTTTGATTTTGTTTTTATTGATGACGTTGATGCGTTTTTAAAGGCATCTAAGAATATAGATAAAAGTTTAAAACTTTTAGGGTTTAGTGATGAGATTATTAAGAAGGCATACAACATCCTTTATTTAATAAGAAAAAAGAAGATAGAAGATGCATTAAAAGAAAGGGAAAAATTAAAGGAAATGATTAGCAAAATAAATCACGGATGTATGATTGTTGCATCTGCCACTGGAAAATCCTATGGGGATAAGGTAAAGCTATATAGGGAACTTTTGGATTTTGAAATTGGGTATGGAATGAGCAAATTGAGGGATGTTGAGGATATTTATGACGAAAACCTCAGCATGGAGAAAATTTTGGAATATATAAAGATATTTGGCGATGGAGGTATTATATTTGTTCCTATTGATTATGGGCTAAAAAAGGCGGAAGAAATTGAGGAATTTTTAATTAAAAATGGCATAAAGGCAAAACTAATCCACTCAAAAGATAAGAAAGGATTTGAGGAATTTAAAAATGGGGAGATTGATGTTTTAATTGGAGTGGCATCATATTATGGTGTTTTGGTTAGGGGGTTAGATATACCAGAGAGGATAAGATACTGCATCTTCTACGGAGTTCCAAAGTTTAAGATTGATTTAGAAGAGACACTTAAAAAGGAAAATGAAAATATAAGCATTGAGGGATTAAATGAAGAAGAATTAATGGAATTGGTAAAAAACACACTAAAAATAAAAAACTTCTCATTGAGGAAAGAGGATAATAAATACTATCTACTAATCCCTGATGTAAAAACATACATTCAAACATCTGGAAGAACATCAAGGATGACTGAAAATGGGTTAATTAAGGGGGCTTCAATTGTTTTAGTTGATGATGCAGAGGTGTTTGAGGGGTTGAAGAAGTATATGCTCTTCATGTATGAGGGTGAGTTTAAGAGGATTGATGAGATTGACGTTGAAAAATTGATAGAGAAAATTGATGAAGATAGGAGAAAGTTGAAAGAGACCAAAGAAAAAAATAAAGTGCCAGATTTATTAAAATCTGCGTTGATGGTTGTGGAAAGCCCTAACAAAGCAAGGACGATTGCAAATTTCTTCGGAAAGCCGTCTGTTAGGAGAATAAATAATAAGAAGGTTTATGAGGTTTGTATTGGGGATTGGAATTTGATTATAACTGCAAGCGGTGGGCATATATTTGATTTGGTAACAAAAGAGGGCTATCATGGGGTGTTGATAGGCAATAATTCATACATCCCAATTTATGGGACAATTAAGAGGGTAAACGGAGAGCAATTTGTTGATGAGAAGAATATTGAGGAGCTAATTAAAAGAATTAAGGAAAAAACCAATGAAAATATAGTTATTCATGATGCAAAGGAGAACATTGAAATATTGAGGGATTTGGCAAGTGAAGTTGACGCCGTGTTTATAGCAACGGATATTGATGTTGAGGGGGAGAAGATTGGGTATGATATATATCTAAACCTAAAACCATTCAACAAAAATATCTTTAGAATTGGGTTTAATGAGATAACAAAAAGAGCCATAATGAATGCAATAAAAATAGTTAAAGAAGGTAAAAGTGAAGAGTTATCATTAGATGAAAATAAGGTAAGGGCGCAAGTTGTTAGGAGGATTGAAGATAGGTGGATTGGGTTTGAGTTGAGTAAAAAGTTATGGGATGCATTTAATAACACCTACTTATCTGCTGGAAGGGTTCAAACGCCAGTTTTGGGATGGATTATTGATAGATATAATGAATACCAAATAAAAGTTCCATATCTCTACCTAAAATTGGAGGATGACATTTCATTTGGAACAATTGTTGACGATGAAACTGCTAAAAAGATTAAAGATAAAGATTACGTTGATGTTGAAGTAAATGTTTATGAGAAAGACATTTATCCAAACCCACCATTTACAACAGATACACTATTAGAGGAAGCAACAAAAAGGTTTGGACTTAGTAGTGATGAAGTCATGAAAATTGCCCAAGAACTTTTTGAGCTTGGGCTAACAACTTACCATAGAACATCATCAACAAGGGTATCCTTGGATGGTATGAGGGTAGCGAGAGAGTATTTGGAATTCAATGACATGCTCGATTACCTAAAAAATAGAGAATACTACATGGAAGGGGCACACGAGTGTATAAGACCAACAAAACCAATGGACACGTCTGAATTAATTGAATTCATAAAAAACAACAACATCTACCTAACAAAAGACCACATAAAAATTTATGATTTGATATTTAGGAGATTTATTGCATCTCAAATGAAGGAATGCAAAGTTGAGTATGAGGAGATAACTATAAAGGATTTAGATACAAAAGTTGAGGGTTATACAAACATAATATATGATGGATGGACAAAAATCTACAACCTAAAACTTAGAAAACTACCAAAAATAGAAAAGAATACCTTAAAAATCATTGAAAAATCCATCAGAAAGGTTCCAAAAGTATCTTTGTATGATGAAGGAGAGATTATTAAATTGATGAAGGAGAGGGGCATCGGAAGACCTTCAACCTATGCTCAAATCGTCAAAAAACTATTTGATAGGAAGTATGTTTTAAAAAGCAAGGATAAAGGCAAAATAATTCCAACAAAATTGGGCATTGAGGTCTACAATTACCTAAAAAATAACTACTACAACCTAATTTGTGAAGAGAGAACAAGAGAGTTGGAGAATGTTATGGACAAAATAGAGAAGGGAGAAGTCGAATACATAAAGGTTTTAGATGAGTTGCTAAATGAGATAAAATCAATTACATAA
- a CDS encoding ATP-binding protein has product MKFFNREKEIKEILSILEGEPNSIYFTYGPLNSGKTTLIKHIIENELSDDYKVFYINFRTYLISEKREFIEAIFTTKKDDLFEKIKDKNEVLKLITKGAKILTGIPIPEVEFDKLFEEKINDAFQYLNSLLLAVKKSGKKPILILDELQMIKENRQKYLLKELFQFLVSLTKEQHLCHVFCLSSDSLFIEYVYNTGELEGRAKYILVDDFDKETALKFIDFLSENLLNKKLSDEDKELIFSYIGGKPLYLYNVIDEMRYKELKEILDLMLKEEVSKLDMFLEFLEYSKPKVKIKNEVIELKKEDIINALKLFKNKYEILKKEMPTPVYIYLVKENILFLDPIEGTLKPQSYLVWNAIKRIL; this is encoded by the coding sequence ATGAAATTTTTCAACAGAGAAAAAGAAATAAAAGAAATTTTATCAATCTTAGAAGGGGAGCCAAATAGTATTTATTTTACCTATGGTCCTTTAAATTCTGGAAAAACTACTCTAATAAAACACATTATTGAAAATGAACTATCTGATGATTATAAGGTTTTTTATATCAATTTTAGGACTTATCTAATTTCAGAAAAGAGAGAATTTATAGAAGCAATTTTTACCACTAAAAAGGATGACTTATTTGAAAAGATAAAGGATAAAAATGAAGTTTTAAAGTTAATAACTAAGGGGGCTAAGATTTTAACTGGTATTCCAATTCCAGAAGTAGAGTTTGATAAGTTATTTGAGGAGAAAATAAATGATGCTTTTCAGTATTTAAACAGTTTATTATTGGCGGTTAAAAAGAGTGGGAAAAAACCAATTTTAATATTGGATGAACTTCAGATGATTAAAGAAAATAGGCAAAAGTATTTATTAAAAGAGTTGTTTCAGTTCTTAGTATCTTTAACAAAAGAACAGCATTTATGCCATGTTTTTTGTCTTTCTTCCGATAGTTTGTTTATTGAGTATGTTTATAACACTGGAGAGTTGGAAGGGAGGGCTAAATATATCTTAGTGGATGATTTTGATAAAGAAACTGCCTTAAAGTTTATTGATTTTTTATCAGAAAATCTCCTAAATAAAAAACTTTCTGATGAGGATAAAGAGTTAATTTTCTCCTATATTGGGGGAAAGCCATTATATCTTTATAATGTGATTGATGAGATGAGATATAAAGAGTTAAAAGAGATTTTAGATTTAATGCTTAAAGAAGAGGTTTCGAAGTTAGATATGTTTTTGGAATTTTTAGAGTATTCAAAACCAAAAGTAAAGATAAAAAATGAAGTTATTGAACTTAAAAAAGAAGATATTATCAACGCATTAAAATTATTTAAAAATAAATATGAAATCCTAAAAAAAGAGATGCCTACGCCAGTTTATATTTATTTAGTTAAAGAAAATATTCTATTTTTAGACCCTATTGAAGGAACTTTAAAACCTCAATCTTATTTAGTTTGGAACGCTATAAAGAGGATTTTATAA
- the hypA gene encoding hydrogenase maturation nickel metallochaperone HypA has protein sequence MHELSYATSMLDTIINAVKEQEKDGKKIKKVSEINLEVGELTFINIEQLKFAFEVIAEGTICENAKINVQFIKPLAVCKDCGYEGNVKAEDEFEIYCPNCNSMNLKFKGGKEFNIKNIVVEFDE, from the coding sequence ATGCATGAACTCTCTTATGCAACATCTATGCTTGATACTATTATAAATGCTGTAAAAGAGCAGGAGAAGGACGGGAAAAAGATAAAAAAGGTTTCTGAAATAAATTTGGAGGTTGGAGAATTAACATTCATAAACATTGAGCAGTTAAAATTTGCGTTTGAAGTTATTGCAGAGGGGACTATCTGTGAGAATGCAAAGATAAATGTGCAGTTTATAAAACCTTTGGCAGTGTGTAAAGATTGTGGATATGAGGGGAATGTTAAAGCAGAGGATGAATTTGAAATTTATTGCCCAAACTGTAATAGCATGAACTTGAAGTTTAAAGGAGGGAAAGAATTCAACATAAAAAATATTGTTGTAGAGTTTGATGAGTAA
- a CDS encoding RNA-binding domain-containing protein: MVNYIIITATAHATEDEDKVLDAMAYFLPDVVGEDDVELEVVETDGYFGNPINVYKMTINKKANKVFKHIMDLLKSDERNINKLKKDIDLRIEKNKLYLRFDKQKAYLGECKLMDGDDVVRIVINFKVYVSKNKEEKVKERVLKELGIE; the protein is encoded by the coding sequence ATGGTAAACTATATCATAATAACAGCAACTGCACATGCGACAGAGGATGAGGATAAGGTTTTAGATGCAATGGCTTATTTTTTGCCAGATGTTGTTGGAGAGGATGACGTAGAATTGGAGGTTGTAGAGACGGATGGATATTTTGGTAACCCAATAAATGTCTATAAGATGACCATAAACAAAAAAGCAAATAAAGTTTTTAAGCACATTATGGATTTGCTAAAGAGTGATGAAAGAAACATAAACAAATTAAAGAAAGACATTGATTTAAGGATAGAAAAAAACAAGTTGTATTTAAGGTTTGATAAGCAGAAGGCATACTTGGGAGAATGCAAATTGATGGACGGAGATGATGTTGTAAGGATAGTCATAAACTTTAAGGTTTATGTTTCAAAAAATAAAGAAGAGAAGGTTAAAGAAAGGGTGCTTAAAGAATTGGGAATAGAATAA
- the albA gene encoding DNA-binding protein Alba, which yields MSDNNAVYIGNKSIMNYVLAVITQFNTQGAKEVKIKARGKAISRAVDVAEMVRNRFLTDVKVKEINIGTDKIENEDGKVVNVSTIEIVLTR from the coding sequence ATGAGTGACAACAATGCAGTATACATAGGAAACAAGAGTATAATGAACTATGTTCTTGCAGTAATCACACAATTTAATACACAAGGGGCTAAGGAAGTTAAAATAAAAGCAAGAGGAAAGGCAATTAGCAGAGCAGTTGATGTTGCAGAAATGGTTAGAAATAGGTTTTTAACAGACGTTAAAGTTAAAGAAATCAACATTGGCACTGACAAAATTGAAAATGAGGATGGTAAGGTTGTTAATGTCTCAACAATAGAAATTGTCTTAACAAGATAA
- a CDS encoding dihydromethanopterin reductase (acceptor) — MKVVWCITGAGHLLRESFEVMKKLKKHGIKITTLVSRAGEEVVKMYGLMEDLYKISNNNYYEELIFEREHPYSAPITGRLSLGKYDYLISTPTTGNTVAKVVNGIADTLVTNAIAQAGKGFVKCIIVPVDYEEGIVTTRLPFSIDREKCTLCKACVEVCKNNAIVVNFDETSSKSFMEIILSKCVGCGKCKEICQYDAVIAGKEIKMRVRKIDAENTRKLKDLEDTIVLKHPYEIIDILLKKP, encoded by the coding sequence ATGAAAGTAGTGTGGTGTATAACTGGAGCAGGACATTTATTGAGGGAGAGTTTTGAAGTTATGAAAAAATTGAAGAAACATGGGATAAAAATAACTACATTGGTTTCAAGGGCTGGGGAAGAAGTTGTTAAGATGTATGGGTTGATGGAGGATTTATATAAAATATCAAATAACAACTACTATGAGGAGTTGATTTTTGAGAGAGAACACCCTTATTCAGCACCAATAACTGGGAGATTATCGCTTGGAAAATATGATTACCTAATATCAACACCAACAACTGGAAACACAGTGGCAAAGGTTGTAAATGGAATAGCAGATACCTTAGTGACAAATGCCATTGCTCAGGCAGGAAAGGGATTTGTTAAATGTATAATAGTTCCAGTTGATTATGAGGAGGGAATTGTAACAACAAGGTTACCATTTTCAATAGATAGGGAAAAATGCACACTGTGCAAGGCATGTGTGGAAGTTTGTAAGAATAATGCAATTGTTGTGAATTTTGATGAAACTTCTTCTAAAAGTTTCATGGAGATAATCTTATCTAAATGTGTTGGATGTGGAAAATGTAAAGAGATTTGCCAATACGATGCAGTAATAGCTGGAAAAGAAATAAAAATGAGGGTTAGAAAGATTGACGCCGAGAATACAAGAAAATTAAAAGACCTTGAAGATACTATAGTGCTAAAACACCCCTATGAAATTATAGACATTTTATTAAAAAAACCTTAA
- the yhbY gene encoding ribosome assembly RNA-binding protein YhbY yields the protein MENNENQVSQKRLTSKAKRILRAKSHEIKPVVWIGKEGVDKVIEEVKRQLKDRGLIKVKIRRTALIYMDKKEIAEKLAKETDSEIVSIVGHVITLFRPREGWKRYTSKKTKKEKEKEKAEQFIAEFEKLRKGKL from the coding sequence ATGGAAAATAATGAGAATCAAGTATCTCAAAAGAGATTAACCTCAAAAGCAAAAAGAATACTAAGAGCAAAATCTCATGAAATAAAACCCGTAGTTTGGATTGGAAAAGAAGGTGTAGATAAGGTCATTGAAGAAGTGAAAAGGCAATTAAAAGATAGAGGTCTTATAAAAGTCAAAATAAGAAGAACGGCATTAATATATATGGACAAAAAAGAGATCGCCGAAAAATTAGCAAAAGAAACTGATTCAGAAATAGTAAGTATCGTTGGGCATGTGATAACTCTATTTAGACCAAGAGAAGGTTGGAAGAGATATACATCAAAGAAGACTAAAAAAGAGAAAGAAAAAGAAAAAGCAGAACAGTTTATTGCAGAATTTGAAAAACTTAGAAAGGGAAAATTGTAG
- a CDS encoding 30S ribosomal protein S19e, with product MVTVYDVPPALLIEKTAKKLKEMGLKEPSWTPFVKTGAHKERRPENPDWWYIRCASILRKIYINGPVGVERLRTAYGGRKNRGHAPEHFVKGSGNIIRKALQELERLGLVAKTKEGRVITPKGQSLLDNTAKEVRDEIINEIPELAKY from the coding sequence ATGGTAACAGTGTATGATGTCCCACCAGCATTGTTGATAGAAAAAACTGCAAAAAAATTAAAAGAAATGGGTTTAAAAGAACCTTCATGGACTCCATTTGTTAAGACAGGTGCTCACAAAGAAAGAAGACCTGAAAATCCAGATTGGTGGTATATAAGATGTGCATCAATTTTAAGAAAAATTTACATTAATGGTCCTGTTGGTGTTGAGAGATTGAGAACTGCTTACGGTGGAAGAAAGAACAGAGGTCACGCTCCAGAGCACTTCGTAAAAGGTAGCGGAAACATCATAAGAAAAGCACTCCAAGAATTAGAAAGATTAGGATTAGTTGCAAAAACAAAAGAAGGGAGAGTTATAACACCAAAAGGGCAATCATTATTAGACAACACTGCAAAAGAAGTTAGAGATGAAATTATCAATGAAATTCCAGAGTTAGCCAAATACTAA
- a CDS encoding DNA-binding protein produces MDLEEIKRRKLLEMQKKLEEQEKLQQLQEQQMQYQLQKQKILRQILTEEARSRLARIRMAKPEFAEQVELQLIQLAQMGRLPIPVTDEQLKLLLDRIHEATKKKREFKIIRK; encoded by the coding sequence ATGGATTTAGAAGAAATAAAAAGACGCAAACTGTTGGAGATGCAGAAAAAACTTGAAGAGCAAGAAAAACTCCAACAGTTGCAAGAACAACAAATGCAATACCAACTCCAAAAACAAAAAATTTTAAGACAAATTTTAACCGAAGAAGCAAGATCAAGACTTGCAAGAATAAGAATGGCAAAACCAGAATTTGCTGAGCAAGTAGAACTACAACTAATACAACTTGCCCAAATGGGTAGGTTACCTATCCCAGTCACTGATGAGCAGTTAAAACTTTTGCTTGATAGAATACATGAAGCAACAAAAAAGAAAAGGGAATTCAAGATAATTAGAAAGTGA
- a CDS encoding DUF7411 family protein, whose protein sequence is MEAYVLFSGGKDSSLSAIILKKLGYDVKLLTVNFGILDSYKYAQETAEILGLPHEVITLEREILEKSVDIILKDGYPSNGIQFIHKKVLEILADKYKILADGTRRDDKVPKLSYSEVQSLEMRKNIEYLTPLMGLGHRTIRKLVNEYFIISEKESEELPKSDYETEIRALMRLKGYDPLKYFPRHKQSRVIGLKKEI, encoded by the coding sequence ATGGAGGCATATGTATTATTCAGCGGTGGGAAGGATAGCTCATTATCTGCAATTATATTGAAAAAATTGGGTTATGATGTTAAGTTATTAACTGTAAACTTTGGTATCCTCGATTCCTACAAATATGCTCAAGAAACTGCTGAGATCTTGGGTTTGCCGCATGAAGTTATAACCCTTGAAAGAGAAATACTTGAAAAATCAGTTGACATTATATTAAAAGACGGCTACCCATCAAATGGTATCCAATTTATTCATAAAAAGGTTTTAGAAATTCTTGCTGATAAGTACAAGATTCTTGCAGATGGAACAAGAAGAGATGACAAAGTTCCTAAGTTAAGTTACTCTGAAGTCCAGAGCCTTGAAATGAGAAAGAACATCGAATATCTAACCCCATTAATGGGGCTTGGGCATAGAACCATAAGAAAATTAGTTAACGAATATTTCATAATCTCCGAAAAAGAGAGCGAGGAATTACCAAAATCTGATTATGAAACTGAAATTAGAGCACTTATGAGATTGAAAGGGTATGATCCACTCAAATACTTCCCAAGACATAAACAATCAAGGGTTATTGGATTAAAAAAAGAAATATAA
- a CDS encoding 50S ribosomal protein L39e: MASNKPLGKKLRLAKALKQNRRVPLFVILKTKGRVRSHPKMRFWRRSKLKA; this comes from the coding sequence ATGGCAAGCAACAAACCATTAGGGAAAAAGTTGAGATTAGCAAAAGCATTAAAACAAAACAGAAGAGTTCCATTATTCGTAATTCTCAAAACAAAAGGTAGAGTAAGATCACATCCAAAAATGAGATTCTGGAGAAGAAGCAAATTAAAAGCATAA